A stretch of Streptococcus chenjunshii DNA encodes these proteins:
- a CDS encoding glycoside hydrolase family 68 protein, with product MKVRKLMRKSKKRWVVMTVAAASLTFAAQGRDVQADTASGNETEVIAQTETTSPAPAEAADPQNSETDAAPADTDILEAAVPAEAAAENTEAAAEVSEQIPAAEQTEEAEAAPAEEVLAEAAVNQDEAADNAVNPDTGLTDTAAHIAEEAQLDISSLTDAQKAALNRIQLTSDAETGTQMTYKQFEEIANILVAQDPRYAIPYFNAEVIENMEAATTRDAQTGEIADLDVWDSWPVQDVRTGEVVNWNGYQLVIAMMGIPNTNDNHIYLLYNKYADNDFSNWKNAGSIFGYNQDAVTQQWSGSATVNDDGTIQLYYTQVDTSDNNSNNQKLATATLVLSFDDENVYLDAVENDKVLTPEGGDGYYYQSYEQWRSTFTGADNIAMRDPHVIEDENGDRYLVFEASTGTQNYQGEDQIYNWTNYGGDAAYNVQSLFRLLEDPDMYTRASISNAAIGILKLTDDVKNPEIAEYYTPLLTSPMVSDEIERPNVVKLGDKYYLFAASRLNHGCNNDAWNLANNVVGDNVVMLGYVSDSLTEGYVPLNDVGIVLTASVPADWRTATYSYYAVPVEGSDDTLLITSYMTNRNEVAGKGNNSTWAPSFLIQILPDNTTRVLAQMTEQGDWIWDESSETQRTVGTLDTAYLPGENDGYIDWNVVGGYGLIPHTPALPEDSKTNQDSEEDNQDNEDPQTHPGNDNQEQNPDSSDQSKPISITVRYDVNINANISGTVTLTEQNLKDLLDMVTAQLKQPEKTKSSHKTFVTENKAKKSRGSQKALENKYKGKQKHKNPQSGGSKGLLAASLGFLSTLAAFFTFKKF from the coding sequence ATGAAAGTTCGGAAATTAATGCGCAAATCCAAAAAAAGATGGGTTGTCATGACTGTTGCTGCAGCAAGTTTGACCTTTGCTGCTCAAGGCAGAGATGTTCAGGCTGATACAGCCAGCGGCAATGAAACAGAGGTGATTGCACAGACAGAAACGACCTCACCTGCTCCTGCGGAGGCAGCAGATCCTCAAAACTCAGAGACTGACGCAGCCCCTGCCGATACAGATATCTTAGAAGCAGCTGTTCCGGCTGAAGCGGCTGCTGAGAATACAGAAGCAGCAGCTGAGGTATCCGAACAGATACCAGCAGCTGAGCAGACCGAGGAGGCTGAGGCAGCTCCTGCAGAGGAAGTGCTGGCAGAAGCGGCTGTGAATCAAGACGAGGCTGCGGATAATGCAGTCAATCCTGATACTGGTTTAACGGACACAGCGGCTCATATTGCTGAAGAAGCGCAGTTAGATATATCCAGTTTGACAGATGCTCAAAAGGCAGCGCTGAATCGGATACAACTGACAAGTGATGCAGAAACCGGCACACAGATGACTTATAAGCAATTTGAAGAAATTGCTAATATTCTGGTTGCTCAGGATCCGCGCTATGCGATTCCGTATTTTAACGCAGAAGTTATTGAAAATATGGAGGCAGCGACAACTCGTGACGCTCAAACTGGTGAGATAGCAGATTTGGATGTTTGGGACTCATGGCCTGTACAAGATGTCCGAACCGGTGAAGTTGTCAATTGGAACGGCTACCAGCTGGTTATTGCTATGATGGGAATCCCTAATACTAACGATAATCATATCTATCTTCTTTACAATAAGTACGCTGATAATGATTTTTCAAATTGGAAAAATGCCGGTTCAATTTTTGGTTATAATCAGGATGCTGTCACTCAGCAATGGTCAGGCTCAGCGACTGTAAATGACGACGGAACCATTCAGCTTTACTATACACAGGTAGATACCAGCGATAATAACAGTAATAATCAAAAATTAGCGACAGCTACCTTGGTTTTATCTTTTGACGATGAGAATGTCTATCTTGATGCTGTAGAAAATGATAAAGTTTTAACTCCCGAGGGAGGAGATGGCTACTATTACCAAAGCTACGAACAGTGGCGTTCAACCTTTACCGGTGCAGATAATATTGCTATGCGGGATCCGCATGTCATTGAGGATGAAAACGGTGACCGCTATCTGGTCTTCGAAGCCAGCACCGGGACTCAAAACTACCAAGGTGAAGATCAGATTTACAACTGGACGAACTACGGAGGAGATGCTGCCTATAATGTCCAAAGTCTCTTCCGCTTATTGGAAGATCCGGATATGTATACCCGTGCCAGCATATCCAATGCTGCCATCGGAATTTTGAAATTAACAGATGATGTCAAAAATCCAGAAATTGCAGAATACTATACACCGCTTCTGACATCGCCTATGGTCAGTGATGAAATTGAACGGCCGAATGTTGTTAAGCTGGGGGATAAGTATTATCTGTTTGCCGCTTCTCGGCTTAATCACGGCTGTAATAATGATGCTTGGAACCTTGCCAACAATGTTGTCGGTGACAATGTTGTGATGCTGGGCTATGTTTCTGACAGTCTGACTGAAGGCTATGTTCCGCTTAACGATGTCGGCATTGTTCTGACGGCTTCTGTTCCTGCTGACTGGCGGACAGCTACCTACTCTTACTATGCTGTTCCTGTCGAGGGTTCTGATGATACCTTGCTGATCACCTCTTATATGACCAATCGCAATGAAGTGGCAGGGAAAGGCAATAATTCAACTTGGGCGCCTAGTTTCCTTATCCAAATTTTACCGGATAATACTACACGTGTTCTGGCCCAAATGACAGAACAGGGAGACTGGATTTGGGATGAAAGCAGTGAGACCCAAAGAACAGTGGGAACACTGGATACTGCCTACCTGCCGGGGGAAAATGATGGTTATATTGATTGGAATGTGGTCGGCGGTTACGGCCTGATACCGCATACGCCAGCTCTGCCGGAAGACAGTAAGACCAATCAGGACAGCGAAGAAGACAATCAGGATAATGAGGATCCTCAGACTCATCCGGGGAATGATAATCAGGAGCAAAATCCTGACAGCAGCGACCAATCCAAACCGATTTCCATAACTGTCCGTTATGATGTCAATATTAATGCTAATATTTCGGGAACAGTCACTTTAACGGAACAGAATCTTAAGGACTTGCTGGATATGGTAACTGCTCAGCTTAAACAGCCTGAAAAAACGAAAAGCAGCCATAAAACGTTTGTAACGGAAAATAAGGCTAAAAAGTCCCGAGGTAGTCAAAAAGCTTTGGAGAATAAATACAAAGGAAAGCAAAAACACAAAAATCCACAGTCAGGGGGGTCTAAAGGTCTCTTAGCTGCTTCTCTGGGTTTTCTTTCAACTCTGGCTGCTTTCTTCACTTTCAAGAAATTTTAA
- a CDS encoding glycoside hydrolase family 32 protein: MKKSFRNWAFWGGTAFLAGAAAFGFLQRSTAAETLTSDEHVQKAHLTTAHGWSNDLQTIVWNDEGQYYDIYFLHSADGATQPFGPQGQDWYHTTTADFVHYSEQNSALPSSGGDSKDGWLSAWTGTVIRNDGSVKGAPIEAKVAYFTGIRKSDQQQNIYAAYSSDNGRTFSHVLNEGKAVADINDSETVGGRHPDFRDPNVFYWNNKMLMYIAEGSDIGVYQSNDGLKWEKADKQGESKVVSATFFQGHSWQDNAPVECPVLKTLTMPNGQSRQVLFFGAKDASKGETTGTYYIVGHLDANGLFVPETDARRLDQGSDYYGANFSGSDSIDSSNTSILTLGWVGNWNYFTNGVHSDQEASSPYAQRLGSYSSARQITLQNDLTIAQSLVLPDTVLSHTGTYSNVTKNNPQSEDKKPWVDRQDTNGDVYGLYDIPNQSAVQYYKLDFTNTKGNYSGRIYIDIWQGADYVHFNYDPANGMYNVKQYAAELNNGINGQGAADYYHNGLLGNGNGYLADSQLKEQQNISLQVVTDINSVEFIFPNGQTYTVARFSPSSRQDFKIFTEDPTDGNQVTIETADIG, from the coding sequence ATGAAAAAATCATTTAGGAATTGGGCTTTTTGGGGAGGGACTGCTTTTTTAGCGGGAGCGGCGGCTTTTGGGTTTTTGCAGCGCAGTACTGCGGCTGAGACCCTGACTTCAGATGAGCATGTTCAGAAAGCTCATTTAACAACAGCTCATGGCTGGTCCAACGACCTGCAGACGATTGTCTGGAATGATGAAGGGCAGTACTATGATATTTATTTCTTGCACTCGGCTGACGGGGCAACTCAGCCTTTTGGGCCGCAGGGGCAAGACTGGTACCATACAACTACAGCTGATTTTGTCCATTATTCGGAACAAAACAGCGCTCTTCCGTCATCAGGCGGAGACTCAAAAGATGGCTGGCTGTCTGCCTGGACTGGAACAGTTATCCGCAATGATGGTTCCGTCAAGGGAGCTCCTATCGAAGCTAAGGTCGCTTATTTTACGGGTATCCGAAAGAGCGACCAGCAGCAAAACATTTATGCCGCTTATTCTTCTGATAACGGAAGAACCTTCAGTCATGTTTTAAATGAAGGCAAAGCGGTGGCAGATATCAATGACAGCGAAACGGTAGGCGGCAGACACCCTGATTTTCGTGATCCTAATGTTTTTTACTGGAATAACAAAATGCTGATGTATATCGCCGAAGGCTCTGATATTGGGGTTTATCAGTCCAATGACGGCCTTAAATGGGAAAAAGCTGATAAACAGGGGGAATCTAAGGTTGTCAGTGCCACTTTCTTTCAGGGACATTCTTGGCAGGATAATGCGCCCGTTGAATGTCCGGTTCTCAAGACACTGACCATGCCTAACGGACAAAGCAGGCAGGTCCTCTTCTTCGGAGCCAAAGATGCTTCTAAGGGGGAAACAACGGGAACTTACTATATTGTTGGGCATCTTGATGCTAACGGCCTTTTTGTGCCTGAAACAGATGCCAGACGTCTCGACCAAGGCTCTGACTATTATGGGGCTAATTTTTCAGGAAGCGACAGCATTGACAGCAGCAATACGTCCATACTCACACTCGGCTGGGTCGGCAATTGGAACTATTTTACTAATGGGGTCCATTCAGATCAGGAAGCCAGCAGTCCATACGCTCAGCGGCTCGGTTCCTACTCCAGTGCCCGCCAAATCACACTGCAGAACGACCTGACTATAGCTCAAAGCTTAGTTTTACCTGATACGGTTCTCAGCCACACTGGAACTTATAGCAATGTGACTAAAAATAATCCGCAGTCAGAAGATAAAAAACCATGGGTAGACCGACAGGACACAAACGGTGACGTTTACGGGCTTTATGATATTCCCAATCAGTCGGCTGTTCAATACTATAAGCTGGATTTTACCAATACAAAAGGAAATTATTCAGGACGTATTTATATCGATATTTGGCAGGGAGCAGACTATGTTCACTTTAATTACGACCCTGCCAACGGTATGTACAATGTGAAACAGTACGCTGCTGAATTAAATAATGGGATAAACGGTCAGGGAGCAGCAGATTATTATCATAACGGACTATTGGGCAATGGCAACGGCTATCTGGCAGACAGCCAGCTCAAAGAGCAGCAAAACATTAGTTTGCAGGTTGTTACCGATATTAACAGTGTCGAATTTATCTTTCCCAATGGACAGACCTATACTGTCGCCCGCTTCAGTCCATCGTCCCGGCAGGATTTCAAAATTTTTACTGAAGACCCAACCGATGGCAATCAAGTCACTATCGAAACCGCTGATATCGGTTAA